A window from Heteronotia binoei isolate CCM8104 ecotype False Entrance Well chromosome 15, APGP_CSIRO_Hbin_v1, whole genome shotgun sequence encodes these proteins:
- the LOC132584861 gene encoding uncharacterized protein LOC132584861 isoform X1: protein MQKEELGMDENRNPEEELRLLGGKKEKCHSLSNRIRTGAGAELGYRPSQGSREGSWESNGYSASSEIADEPSVPLSPSNSLNIRNLQLSERDPPVTHHPHRYPHRFYHSRPFHAAAYRKTYRGSPSDRKEWGPSTNGYHCAPESISNGRWQHRRRGYSDPPSPSSSPESERDSTIKVGEKPAVTSNATNAANEDSGKETWSLFRPLPAFPVDSSSARIIPKISYASKLKENLDQPGKACHVPASAVRTTNSLPNCVLAPPPSSPPPSDSSRQQHLGAIFQNEWGLSFINEPGAGHGGGGGTAPEKDVEDANTGACWEKMEANDWQAARNYHLEEWTHIWELHSQAPSKVTVYMDTLDGKG from the exons ATGCAGAAAGAGGAATTGGGCATGGATGAGAACCGCAACCCTGAGGAAGAGCTGCGTCTTCTGGGGGGAAAGAAGGAGAAATGCCATAGCCTCAGCAACCGCATCCGGACAG gagctggagcagAGCTGGGCTACAGGCCAAGCCAGGGCTCCAGAGAAG GTTCCTGGGAGTCCAATGGCTATTCTGCATCCTCAGAGATCGCCGATGAGCCCAGTGTTCCCTTGAGCCCGTCTAACAGCCTTAACATCCGCAACCTCCAGTTGTCTGAGCGGGACCCTCCAGTTACCCACCACCCCCACCGCTATCCCCATCGCTTCTACCACAGCCGGCCCTTCCACGCAGCTGCCTACCGCAAGACCTACCGAGGCAGCCCCTCTGACCGCAAAGAATGGGGACCCAGCACCAACGGCTACCACTGTGCTCCTGAAAGCATTTCTAATGGGCGGTGGCAGCACCGGCGCCGTGGCTATTCTGACCCACCATCTCCATCGTCATCTCCAGAATCCGAACGAGACAGCACCATCAAAGTCGGAGAGAAGCCTGCCGTTACATCAAATGCCACCAATGCAGCCAATGAGGATTCTGGGAAGGAAACATGGTCGCTTTTCCGGCCACTTCCTGCTTTCCCAGTTGATAGCAGCAGTGCCCGAATCATTCCTAAGATCTCTTATGctagcaagctgaaagagaactTGGATCAACCAGGGAAAGCCTGCCATGTTCCCGCCTCGGCCGTCCGCACCACCAATAGCCTCCCCAACTGtgtcctggcgccacccccaagcAGCCCCCCACCATCTGACAGCAGCCGGCAGCAGCACCTGGGAGCCATCTTTCAGAATGAGTGGGGCTTGTCCTTCATCAATGAGCCAGGAGCAGGGCATGGAGGGGGTGGTGGGACTGCGCCAGAAAAAGATGTGGAGGATGCAAACACTGGAGCGTGCTGGGAGAAAATGGAAGCCAATGACTGGCAAGCCGCAAGAAATTATCACCTGGAAG AATGGACTCATATATGGGAGCTACACAGTCAAG CTCCTAGCAAAGTGACGGTCTATATGGACACCTTGGATGGGAAGGGTTAA
- the LOC132584861 gene encoding uncharacterized protein LOC132584861 isoform X2, producing MQKEELGMDENRNPEEELRLLGGKKEKCHSLSNRIRTGSWESNGYSASSEIADEPSVPLSPSNSLNIRNLQLSERDPPVTHHPHRYPHRFYHSRPFHAAAYRKTYRGSPSDRKEWGPSTNGYHCAPESISNGRWQHRRRGYSDPPSPSSSPESERDSTIKVGEKPAVTSNATNAANEDSGKETWSLFRPLPAFPVDSSSARIIPKISYASKLKENLDQPGKACHVPASAVRTTNSLPNCVLAPPPSSPPPSDSSRQQHLGAIFQNEWGLSFINEPGAGHGGGGGTAPEKDVEDANTGACWEKMEANDWQAARNYHLEEWTHIWELHSQAPSKVTVYMDTLDGKG from the exons ATGCAGAAAGAGGAATTGGGCATGGATGAGAACCGCAACCCTGAGGAAGAGCTGCGTCTTCTGGGGGGAAAGAAGGAGAAATGCCATAGCCTCAGCAACCGCATCCGGACAG GTTCCTGGGAGTCCAATGGCTATTCTGCATCCTCAGAGATCGCCGATGAGCCCAGTGTTCCCTTGAGCCCGTCTAACAGCCTTAACATCCGCAACCTCCAGTTGTCTGAGCGGGACCCTCCAGTTACCCACCACCCCCACCGCTATCCCCATCGCTTCTACCACAGCCGGCCCTTCCACGCAGCTGCCTACCGCAAGACCTACCGAGGCAGCCCCTCTGACCGCAAAGAATGGGGACCCAGCACCAACGGCTACCACTGTGCTCCTGAAAGCATTTCTAATGGGCGGTGGCAGCACCGGCGCCGTGGCTATTCTGACCCACCATCTCCATCGTCATCTCCAGAATCCGAACGAGACAGCACCATCAAAGTCGGAGAGAAGCCTGCCGTTACATCAAATGCCACCAATGCAGCCAATGAGGATTCTGGGAAGGAAACATGGTCGCTTTTCCGGCCACTTCCTGCTTTCCCAGTTGATAGCAGCAGTGCCCGAATCATTCCTAAGATCTCTTATGctagcaagctgaaagagaactTGGATCAACCAGGGAAAGCCTGCCATGTTCCCGCCTCGGCCGTCCGCACCACCAATAGCCTCCCCAACTGtgtcctggcgccacccccaagcAGCCCCCCACCATCTGACAGCAGCCGGCAGCAGCACCTGGGAGCCATCTTTCAGAATGAGTGGGGCTTGTCCTTCATCAATGAGCCAGGAGCAGGGCATGGAGGGGGTGGTGGGACTGCGCCAGAAAAAGATGTGGAGGATGCAAACACTGGAGCGTGCTGGGAGAAAATGGAAGCCAATGACTGGCAAGCCGCAAGAAATTATCACCTGGAAG AATGGACTCATATATGGGAGCTACACAGTCAAG CTCCTAGCAAAGTGACGGTCTATATGGACACCTTGGATGGGAAGGGTTAA